The bacterium genome window below encodes:
- the htpG gene encoding molecular chaperone HtpG → MSDQKHAAAEQFEYKAEMKQLLHLIIHSLYKHPEVFLRELVSNASDALNKVRFLQVQNAAVHQPDAELRIKIEIDEKEHALTIEDSGIGMTKEDLIERIGTVASSGTLDFLSKVREGEQKLDGSELIGQFGVGFYSVFMVTDEVTIETRHADEDAKGWRWTSQGSGTFTIEEIEKADRGTRISFKLKEDAQELASDYRVKDIIKKYSNFVDFPIYVGDDKVNSVTALWQRKKEDITKEELDEFYKFVANDFREPFDHLHLHIEGRVNFKALIFMPSEPPFGYFDPREEKSLQLYVNRVFIQDDCKDLVPEYLRFVKGVVDTEDLPLNVSREVTQSSPVTAKMREIITNRVLGMLEDWTKSDADKYNTFFQKFGNYLKLGITTEFGNKDRIVELLRFETSKTESGKYTSLKQYVSDMGEEQKEIYYITGEGRDVVEKNPNLEYFRKNAIEVLFLTDPVDLFTVTSLPEFDGKPIVSIEKADINIADKSTEEEVEDTLKGKEAKDILTRMKEILGDRVEDVIESRRLVDSVATLVVGEQGMDAQMERMMKMMNKDYSGAKKILEVNLRHPLIKNLAGINAQDHESQQLKEAVEQIYDGALLIEDNLQNPMDFVRRAMDAMEKATRAQG, encoded by the coding sequence ATGTCTGATCAGAAACATGCTGCGGCAGAGCAGTTCGAGTACAAGGCGGAGATGAAACAGCTTCTCCACCTGATAATTCACTCCCTGTACAAGCATCCGGAAGTGTTTCTTCGCGAGCTGGTATCCAACGCTTCGGACGCGCTCAACAAGGTGCGTTTCCTGCAGGTGCAGAACGCTGCTGTACATCAGCCTGATGCCGAACTGCGCATAAAAATTGAGATCGACGAGAAAGAGCATGCGCTGACGATTGAGGACAGCGGCATCGGCATGACGAAAGAGGATTTGATCGAGCGCATCGGGACGGTCGCGAGTTCAGGAACACTGGATTTTCTCTCGAAGGTCAGGGAAGGCGAGCAGAAGCTCGATGGCAGTGAACTTATCGGGCAATTCGGTGTGGGCTTTTACTCGGTGTTCATGGTCACCGATGAGGTGACGATAGAGACGCGTCATGCGGATGAAGACGCAAAAGGCTGGCGCTGGACCTCACAGGGCAGCGGGACGTTTACCATCGAGGAAATCGAAAAGGCGGATCGCGGGACGCGTATTTCCTTCAAGCTGAAGGAAGATGCCCAGGAGCTCGCCAGCGACTACCGGGTGAAAGACATCATCAAGAAATATTCAAATTTCGTCGATTTCCCCATCTATGTCGGAGATGACAAGGTCAACAGCGTCACGGCGCTCTGGCAGAGGAAGAAAGAGGACATTACGAAGGAAGAACTCGACGAATTCTACAAATTCGTAGCGAACGATTTTCGTGAGCCTTTCGATCACCTGCACTTGCATATCGAGGGACGTGTCAACTTCAAGGCGCTCATTTTCATGCCGTCGGAGCCGCCCTTCGGGTATTTTGATCCGCGTGAGGAAAAGTCGCTGCAGCTGTATGTCAACCGCGTGTTCATCCAGGACGACTGCAAGGATCTCGTACCCGAATATCTGCGCTTTGTCAAAGGCGTTGTCGACACGGAAGACCTTCCGCTCAACGTTTCCCGCGAAGTCACGCAATCGAGTCCGGTAACCGCAAAGATGCGGGAGATCATCACCAACCGCGTTCTCGGCATGCTTGAGGACTGGACCAAATCCGACGCGGACAAGTACAACACCTTTTTCCAGAAGTTCGGCAATTATCTCAAGCTGGGCATCACCACGGAATTTGGCAACAAGGATCGAATTGTGGAATTGCTGCGTTTCGAGACCAGCAAGACCGAGAGCGGGAAATACACATCGCTCAAGCAGTACGTCTCCGATATGGGAGAAGAGCAGAAAGAGATCTACTACATCACGGGCGAGGGACGTGATGTGGTCGAGAAAAACCCGAACCTCGAGTATTTCCGCAAGAATGCCATTGAAGTGCTCTTTCTCACCGATCCGGTCGATCTGTTTACGGTGACCTCTCTGCCGGAGTTCGACGGGAAGCCCATCGTCTCCATCGAAAAGGCGGACATCAATATTGCGGATAAGAGCACGGAAGAAGAGGTCGAGGATACGCTTAAAGGCAAGGAGGCGAAAGACATCCTGACGCGCATGAAAGAAATTCTCGGTGATCGCGTGGAGGATGTGATCGAATCGCGCCGCCTGGTCGACAGTGTCGCGACACTCGTCGTGGGCGAGCAGGGAATGGATGCGCAGATGGAACGTATGATGAAGATGATGAACAAGGATTACAGCGGAGCGAAGAAAATTCTCGAAGTCAACCTCCGTCATCCGCTCATCAAGAATCTTGCGGGTATCAATGCGCAGGATCATGAGTCGCAGCAGCTGAAGGAGGCTGTTGAGCAGATCTATGATGGCGCCCTGCTGATTGAGGATAATCTGCAGAACCCGATGGACTTCGTGCGCCGCGCAATGGACGCCATGGAAAAAGCGACACGCGCACAGGGCTGA
- a CDS encoding VWA domain-containing protein → MSSKRSAILSFFLPALTILFIVSACDSPLDIDTPRNQYQDNIAILPGDSIGTAVSVDIPVDTTSGTWVPSHFSAVLVLDASGSISGAMNQYLRKASEALLDSLDGSVDEGAVVYFNNVTTVRQHITTDVDSLRAAVNALPMTGGTAMWDGMYYAMLELTARATHARRAIIMITDSDDNSSSLGTPANVLDYAERNGIMVFTITMRLKSHEHVLRNITDITGGRHYAQPLLSSLNGIYREIAAILRRP, encoded by the coding sequence ATGAGTTCTAAACGTTCTGCCATACTATCCTTTTTCCTGCCGGCGTTGACAATTCTTTTCATTGTCAGCGCCTGCGATTCTCCACTGGATATCGACACGCCGCGGAATCAGTATCAGGACAATATTGCGATTCTGCCCGGTGACTCCATCGGTACGGCAGTTTCGGTTGATATTCCGGTGGATACTACCAGCGGGACCTGGGTACCTTCGCATTTTTCCGCAGTGCTCGTACTAGACGCCAGCGGCAGCATTTCCGGGGCGATGAATCAGTACCTGCGGAAAGCCTCGGAGGCACTGCTCGATTCGCTCGACGGAAGCGTGGATGAAGGGGCCGTGGTGTATTTCAACAATGTCACCACGGTGCGCCAGCATATCACAACGGATGTCGATTCACTGCGCGCTGCGGTGAATGCGCTGCCGATGACGGGCGGCACCGCCATGTGGGACGGCATGTATTACGCCATGCTCGAGCTCACGGCACGCGCCACTCATGCGCGCAGAGCAATCATCATGATTACTGACAGTGACGACAATTCCAGCAGCCTCGGTACACCCGCGAACGTACTCGACTATGCGGAACGCAACGGCATCATGGTGTTTACCATCACCATGCGCCTGAAAAGTCACGAACATGTGCTGCGCAATATCACGGATATCACTGGCGGAAGACATTACGCACAACCCCTGCTGTCTTCCCTCAACGGCATATACCGTGAGATCGCGGCAATTCTCCGACGACCCTAA
- a CDS encoding FAD-binding protein encodes MKIESRKQWSNIAGNQQSVPMLSFWPESREDIAEIILRAEQDNRRVRAVGSSHSWSDVARTEDYLVYPQKLNRVLDVHSYQLREHTHINPDFLMYVQSGITIRELNDVLDGKGLALINLGGYDGQTVCGVTSTSTHGSGIQIGPLSDFIQSMEVVGDHGKCYRIEPSVESGRALTDPEQFRAAFPDREKFELVQDDQWFNASLVGMGCLGVIYAVVLKVRSAFLLRETRTLTTWRAVKEDLKNGGIYHKKDHYELLLNPYVVDGEHRCLITHRVETEKPGDRSRSIYVKYKAVLDVSAWFSKLLAWLWPSKIKNTLNSAIGALEDDDYTEKSYRVFHIGEANDIPVLSSEFAVPVERDMYIRAIEILFETAEKLGREEHLYLTVPLAVRFVHATDALLSPQNRRDTCMLEVIGLKGVKNTVRIMAAIEEALRQVDVRPHWGQLNHMQAKDLRDMYGSNLERWREVYQRLNGQGTFSSAFTARMGFDQH; translated from the coding sequence ATGAAAATTGAAAGCAGGAAGCAATGGAGCAACATTGCCGGCAATCAGCAATCCGTTCCAATGCTGAGTTTCTGGCCGGAGAGCAGGGAGGACATTGCCGAGATCATTCTGCGCGCGGAACAGGACAACCGCCGGGTCCGCGCCGTGGGGTCGAGCCATTCATGGTCCGATGTCGCGAGAACGGAAGATTATCTCGTTTATCCCCAGAAACTCAATCGCGTACTCGACGTTCACAGCTATCAGCTGCGTGAGCACACGCATATCAATCCTGATTTTCTGATGTACGTACAGTCCGGCATCACAATTCGAGAGTTGAACGATGTGCTTGACGGGAAAGGACTCGCGCTGATCAACCTGGGGGGGTATGACGGACAGACGGTATGTGGTGTGACATCCACTTCCACGCACGGATCCGGGATACAGATCGGTCCCCTCAGTGATTTCATTCAGTCGATGGAAGTCGTCGGCGATCACGGGAAATGCTATCGCATCGAACCCTCGGTGGAATCGGGCAGGGCGTTGACGGACCCCGAACAGTTCCGCGCCGCATTTCCCGACAGGGAGAAATTCGAACTGGTGCAGGATGATCAGTGGTTCAACGCTTCGCTCGTCGGCATGGGCTGCCTGGGCGTTATCTATGCCGTGGTGCTCAAAGTGCGCAGCGCGTTCCTTCTGCGTGAGACCCGGACGCTGACCACATGGCGCGCCGTCAAGGAGGATTTGAAAAACGGCGGCATCTATCACAAGAAAGACCACTATGAGCTGCTGCTCAATCCCTATGTGGTCGATGGGGAGCATCGCTGCCTGATCACGCATCGCGTTGAAACGGAAAAACCAGGGGACAGATCGCGCAGCATCTACGTGAAGTACAAGGCGGTGCTCGATGTCTCCGCCTGGTTCAGCAAACTGCTGGCCTGGCTCTGGCCCTCGAAAATCAAGAACACGCTCAATTCCGCAATCGGGGCGCTCGAGGACGATGATTATACGGAGAAGAGTTACCGGGTCTTCCATATCGGTGAGGCGAACGATATTCCCGTACTCTCTTCGGAGTTCGCCGTGCCAGTGGAACGCGACATGTATATCCGTGCCATTGAGATTCTTTTTGAAACCGCGGAGAAGCTCGGGCGAGAGGAACATCTATATCTGACCGTGCCCCTGGCCGTGCGCTTTGTCCACGCGACCGACGCCCTTCTGTCGCCGCAGAACAGACGTGATACCTGTATGCTGGAAGTCATTGGACTCAAAGGCGTGAAAAATACCGTACGCATCATGGCGGCGATCGAAGAAGCGCTCAGGCAGGTCGATGTGCGTCCCCACTGGGGCCAGCTCAACCACATGCAGGCGAAGGATCTGCGCGACATGTACGGAAGCAACCTGGAGAGGTGGCGAGAGGTGTATCAGCGCCTGAACGGGCAGGGGACGTTCTCCTCCGCCTTCACCGCGCGCATGGGTTTTGATCAACACTGA
- a CDS encoding VWA domain-containing protein encodes MKFFGSIIVFAAMILTTSAWGQSTARITTIHEIQGNTQAHLTLYITCDGEVQYMLNPSDLTITDNGKPVEEFSIVESSSPAVRNNFSAAIVLDASGSMSGAGNAGAKAAGKAFVAFMDSVVDEACVIWFNQSINMAQQMTTLTPLLTTAVDGLPAGGATAVWDAMYAGIDEISTNGVNPKQAVVVMTDGADNASVRSPGDVIAYAQQKNIRVFTIGLGSAINGYVLDTIATQTGGLYFQTPNASELQQIFTEVANFMGRGFDEHTVAFKTPDPDATIHTLEVRVQACAEEATASFSEPALQGVTAVKPVSAAAASLSLEQNMPNPFTSGTATSIPFTISSSAPQHVTLEVFDILGRHIATLVDGFRAQGSYNVRFQAEGLASGMYLYRLSSGDVVTSRMMLVR; translated from the coding sequence ATGAAATTCTTTGGGAGTATCATTGTATTTGCCGCAATGATCCTTACTACTTCAGCCTGGGGACAATCCACTGCACGTATCACGACGATACATGAAATTCAGGGGAACACCCAGGCACATCTGACGCTGTACATTACCTGCGACGGGGAAGTGCAGTACATGCTGAATCCATCAGACCTCACGATCACGGACAATGGAAAGCCCGTCGAGGAATTTTCCATCGTTGAAAGCTCCTCTCCCGCGGTGCGCAACAATTTTTCCGCGGCAATTGTGCTCGATGCCAGCGGCAGTATGTCGGGCGCAGGCAACGCCGGCGCCAAGGCCGCTGGCAAGGCCTTCGTGGCTTTCATGGACAGCGTGGTCGACGAAGCCTGCGTCATCTGGTTCAACCAGTCCATCAACATGGCGCAGCAGATGACGACGCTCACCCCGCTTCTGACAACTGCAGTTGACGGACTGCCAGCCGGTGGCGCTACCGCCGTCTGGGATGCAATGTATGCTGGCATCGATGAAATTTCGACCAACGGAGTCAATCCCAAGCAGGCTGTCGTCGTCATGACCGATGGTGCTGACAATGCGAGTGTTCGCAGCCCGGGCGATGTCATCGCCTACGCACAGCAGAAAAACATTCGTGTCTTTACCATCGGACTCGGCAGTGCGATCAACGGCTACGTCCTCGACACGATTGCGACACAGACCGGCGGGCTCTACTTCCAGACACCGAATGCATCCGAACTGCAGCAGATCTTTACGGAAGTTGCCAACTTCATGGGACGCGGATTCGACGAGCACACCGTCGCATTCAAGACCCCCGATCCCGATGCAACCATTCACACGCTGGAAGTGCGCGTACAGGCCTGCGCAGAGGAAGCGACGGCCAGTTTCAGTGAGCCTGCCCTGCAGGGCGTGACCGCGGTCAAGCCGGTCAGCGCCGCCGCGGCATCGCTTTCACTGGAGCAGAACATGCCGAACCCCTTCACGAGCGGAACGGCAACCAGCATTCCATTCACAATCAGCAGCAGCGCCCCGCAGCATGTCACCCTGGAAGTCTTCGACATTCTCGGCCGGCACATTGCCACGCTCGTAGACGGCTTCAGGGCGCAGGGTTCGTATAACGTCCGGTTCCAGGCCGAAGGTCTTGCCAGCGGCATGTACCTCTATCGCCTGAGCAGCGGCGACGTCGTCACATCCCGCATGATGCTGGTGCGCTGA
- a CDS encoding gluconate 2-dehydrogenase subunit 3 family protein: MPEYQPRFFNHDDFEGLIAIIDTMIETKGQDAVLPRMAAQRVDEYLSSVDAPAVSAIRLAIDAIDSWYMPLLLAFQFGRFRDLSVQRRRKVLERIIDAKGLFKLIALTRDGARDAARTLKLLSSVGYYSSPEGMRQVGYLPVEERPRFRELDQAPPQYPDPFPQGGAQ, from the coding sequence ATGCCTGAGTATCAGCCCCGCTTCTTCAACCACGATGACTTTGAAGGACTGATCGCCATCATCGATACGATGATCGAGACCAAAGGACAGGATGCGGTGCTTCCACGGATGGCTGCGCAGAGGGTGGACGAGTATCTCTCCAGCGTGGACGCGCCGGCGGTGTCAGCCATCCGGCTCGCCATCGACGCGATCGATTCGTGGTACATGCCGCTGCTGCTTGCCTTTCAATTCGGGCGCTTTCGGGATCTCTCCGTGCAGCGCCGGCGAAAAGTGCTCGAGCGCATTATCGATGCCAAAGGACTCTTCAAACTCATCGCGCTCACCCGTGATGGTGCCAGGGATGCAGCCCGCACCTTGAAACTCCTCTCCTCCGTCGGCTACTACAGCAGTCCGGAAGGCATGCGACAGGTTGGATATCTCCCCGTGGAGGAGCGTCCCCGGTTCAGGGAACTCGACCAGGCGCCGCCACAGTACCCGGATCCCTTTCCGCAGGGAGGTGCACAATGA
- a CDS encoding peroxiredoxin, with protein sequence MLTVGDNFPEYKLQATVSREPGQEFTEITNETHAGKWQVVFFWPEDFTFVCPTEIAAFGEANAEFERLNTQVLGGSTDSRWVHLAWRNTHPELKELPFPMLADVKHELTSALGILDKTDGVALRATFIINPEGVIKWVNVNDLGTGRNVQETLRVLEALQTGKLTPCNWTAGELTLN encoded by the coding sequence ATGCTAACTGTAGGTGATAACTTTCCCGAGTACAAACTTCAGGCCACTGTGAGTCGCGAACCCGGACAGGAGTTCACGGAGATCACCAATGAGACGCATGCCGGCAAATGGCAGGTTGTGTTTTTCTGGCCGGAAGATTTCACCTTCGTATGTCCTACTGAAATCGCAGCGTTTGGCGAAGCCAATGCTGAGTTTGAACGCTTGAATACACAGGTTCTCGGCGGCAGCACGGACAGCCGCTGGGTACACCTCGCATGGCGCAACACGCATCCCGAGTTGAAGGAACTTCCGTTCCCGATGCTGGCAGATGTCAAACACGAGCTCACCTCTGCGCTCGGCATTCTCGACAAGACGGATGGTGTCGCCCTGCGCGCCACGTTCATCATCAACCCCGAGGGTGTGATCAAATGGGTCAACGTCAATGACCTGGGGACCGGCCGCAACGTGCAGGAGACACTTCGTGTTCTCGAGGCACTGCAGACCGGAAAGTTGACCCCCTGTAACTGGACCGCCGGTGAGCTCACTCTGAATTGA
- a CDS encoding GMC family oxidoreductase, with product MRKEYDVVIIGSGASGSVMAYQTIRNNPGISIAVVERGFRVHPQSFQHDSLRMMARIYKNGGLQTTSDNDVVFAQGQAVGGSTVINNAIWFRADLETLLPRWAKKEAHIDLPSMLAAYQEIENVLHVQDIDPAIANDASEFFLRGCRELNIRAGYLRHNREACLGCGWCNFGCRYNRKTSMLVTYLPWAEQRGVDIIDGCSNVRIVHAAGEGQAVEFRGVGTSFDPSARVQIKAGKIIVCAGAIGSSEVLLRSGINPRGRTGKNFHALGGVLVSAEAPEELHSYDKIGLTCVAHAHPDYLIESYFTPPAVFSLSMSGWFEEHHRKMLRYTHYAQAGVMVATDPNGSIGINKKGEVQIDLTFSPRDVGRLREGIKTIGSIFFAAGALNVIPATYKGMDFHSLQELSRIDEDIREADDLLIGSAHPQGGNVMSDDPRQGVVDSGFRVHGMSNVYVADASVFPTNIKANCQATVMALAHCASSVIFS from the coding sequence ATGAGAAAGGAATATGATGTGGTCATCATCGGGTCCGGTGCCTCAGGCAGCGTCATGGCATATCAGACCATACGCAACAATCCGGGCATCAGCATCGCCGTCGTCGAACGCGGCTTTCGTGTGCACCCGCAGAGTTTCCAGCATGATTCCCTGCGCATGATGGCGCGCATATACAAGAACGGCGGACTACAGACCACCAGTGACAACGATGTCGTGTTCGCGCAGGGTCAGGCAGTTGGTGGGTCGACGGTCATCAATAACGCCATCTGGTTCCGAGCCGATCTCGAAACACTGCTTCCCCGCTGGGCCAAAAAGGAAGCGCATATTGACCTTCCTTCAATGCTCGCAGCCTATCAAGAGATTGAGAATGTATTGCACGTGCAGGATATCGATCCCGCCATCGCGAACGACGCATCGGAATTCTTTCTGCGTGGCTGTCGGGAATTGAATATCCGTGCAGGCTACCTGCGTCATAACCGCGAAGCCTGCCTGGGTTGCGGCTGGTGCAATTTCGGCTGCCGCTACAACCGGAAGACTTCCATGCTTGTCACCTACCTGCCCTGGGCGGAACAGCGTGGCGTCGACATTATTGATGGCTGCAGCAATGTGCGTATTGTCCATGCTGCAGGAGAAGGACAGGCGGTGGAATTCCGCGGCGTCGGTACCTCGTTTGATCCCTCCGCCCGTGTGCAGATCAAGGCCGGAAAGATCATCGTCTGTGCAGGAGCGATCGGTTCCAGTGAAGTGCTGCTGCGCAGTGGCATCAATCCCCGGGGAAGAACGGGGAAGAATTTCCATGCGCTGGGCGGCGTACTCGTCTCTGCCGAAGCTCCGGAGGAACTGCATTCCTATGACAAAATCGGTCTCACCTGTGTGGCGCATGCGCATCCCGATTATCTGATCGAATCCTATTTCACACCGCCCGCCGTGTTTTCCCTGAGCATGAGCGGATGGTTTGAGGAACATCACCGGAAGATGCTCAGGTACACGCACTACGCACAGGCAGGCGTGATGGTTGCCACCGATCCCAACGGCAGCATCGGCATCAACAAGAAAGGCGAAGTGCAGATCGATCTCACGTTTTCGCCGCGCGATGTGGGCAGGCTGCGTGAAGGGATCAAGACCATCGGCAGCATTTTCTTCGCGGCCGGAGCGCTCAATGTTATCCCGGCTACATATAAGGGAATGGATTTTCACTCGCTGCAGGAGCTTTCCAGGATCGATGAGGATATCAGGGAGGCGGATGATCTGCTGATCGGATCAGCGCATCCCCAGGGAGGAAACGTCATGAGTGATGATCCGCGGCAGGGCGTCGTCGACAGCGGCTTCCGCGTGCATGGCATGAGCAATGTGTATGTCGCTGATGCCAGTGTTTTCCCGACCAATATCAAGGCGAATTGCCAGGCCACGGTGATGGCGTTGGCACATTGTGCATCAAGTGTGATCTTTTCATGA
- a CDS encoding tetrathionate reductase family octaheme c-type cytochrome, whose product MRITAIALLLLFWAGSIAAQDHADFIEGPFDSPQEITETCLTCHEDVGEEVMETEHWTWLGPEFEDGEHGVIQLGKQRFINNFCIAIPSNWPRCTSCHIGYGWKDASFDFDDPNNIDCLVCHDQSGTYKKTPTAAGMPDEDVDLVTVAQSVGLPTRRNCGVCHFDGGGGSGVKHGDLDDSMYEPSEELDVHMGGMDFGCTECHTTDAHHIAGAGHSSMATNSNHIACTDCHDAEVHEKSLLNDHVKTLACESCHVPTFAREEPTKVWWDWSKAGEDREGSEEQFGRETYNKKKGEFVWKKNVVPTYVWSNGGAEYYVMGDRIDPKHPVALNHITGSIKEVDARIAPFKVMRGKQPYDTGNATLIVPHLFGKDGYWKTFDWDSASRKGMESAGLPYTGSYAFVETEMYWPINHMVAPAKNALHCTSCHGKKGERRLDWKALGYSKDPITKGSRFKQGLVEEE is encoded by the coding sequence ATGAGAATTACCGCTATCGCGCTGTTGCTCCTTTTCTGGGCCGGCAGCATCGCAGCCCAGGATCATGCCGATTTTATTGAGGGACCCTTCGATTCTCCGCAGGAAATTACGGAAACATGTCTGACCTGTCATGAGGATGTAGGAGAGGAGGTCATGGAAACCGAGCACTGGACGTGGCTTGGTCCGGAGTTCGAGGACGGGGAGCATGGCGTCATTCAGCTGGGGAAACAGCGCTTCATCAACAATTTCTGTATCGCCATTCCTTCCAACTGGCCGCGCTGCACGAGCTGCCATATCGGGTACGGCTGGAAGGACGCCAGTTTCGACTTCGATGATCCCAACAATATCGACTGTCTCGTCTGCCACGATCAGTCGGGTACGTATAAAAAAACTCCCACGGCGGCCGGTATGCCCGATGAGGATGTGGACCTGGTGACCGTAGCGCAAAGCGTGGGATTGCCGACGCGCCGGAACTGCGGCGTCTGCCACTTCGATGGCGGCGGCGGCAGCGGCGTCAAACACGGGGATCTTGACGACAGTATGTACGAACCGTCAGAGGAACTCGACGTGCATATGGGCGGCATGGATTTCGGCTGTACCGAATGTCACACAACAGATGCGCATCATATTGCGGGGGCCGGACACAGTTCGATGGCGACAAACAGCAACCACATTGCCTGCACCGATTGCCACGACGCAGAGGTGCATGAGAAATCGCTGCTCAACGATCACGTCAAAACCCTGGCCTGTGAAAGCTGTCATGTGCCGACGTTCGCGCGTGAGGAACCGACGAAAGTCTGGTGGGACTGGTCGAAGGCGGGAGAGGATCGCGAGGGTTCGGAAGAACAGTTCGGTCGCGAAACCTATAACAAGAAGAAGGGCGAGTTCGTCTGGAAGAAGAACGTTGTGCCGACATATGTATGGAGCAATGGCGGCGCCGAATACTATGTCATGGGCGATCGCATCGATCCGAAGCATCCCGTTGCGTTAAATCATATTACGGGCAGTATCAAGGAAGTCGATGCGCGCATCGCGCCGTTCAAAGTCATGCGTGGCAAGCAGCCGTATGACACCGGGAATGCAACGCTCATCGTTCCACATCTCTTCGGCAAGGATGGATACTGGAAGACGTTTGACTGGGATTCCGCTTCCCGCAAGGGAATGGAAAGCGCCGGACTCCCGTACACCGGTTCCTACGCCTTCGTCGAAACGGAAATGTACTGGCCGATAAACCACATGGTCGCCCCTGCAAAAAATGCCCTGCACTGCACGAGTTGTCATGGGAAGAAAGGGGAACGGCGACTCGACTGGAAGGCCCTCGGCTACAGCAAGGACCCCATCACGAAAGGATCGCGTTTCAAGCAGGGTCTGGTCGAAGAAGAATAG
- a CDS encoding RNA polymerase sigma factor, with protein MSHTIPDAELFSRLQSGKEVSEAAFSELYARYSGRVYAYCLRFLGNRDEAQDVYQETFIRFYECAKQDREMTNVPGFLLKIARNLCLNTRRNKKRTVEFEDYQYLVAPKSAEQSEFLQLITTALDMIPDDYREVFILREYEGLSYAEIAEVVDSSLSNVKVRIFRAKQKIRDILAPYIREFSEDSE; from the coding sequence ATGTCACATACCATACCGGACGCCGAGCTTTTTTCCCGCCTTCAGAGCGGAAAGGAGGTAAGTGAGGCCGCATTCTCCGAGCTGTACGCCCGGTACTCGGGACGGGTGTATGCCTACTGCCTTCGTTTTCTCGGAAATCGTGACGAGGCTCAGGATGTGTATCAGGAAACGTTCATTCGCTTTTACGAATGTGCGAAGCAGGACAGGGAAATGACGAATGTGCCCGGTTTCCTGCTGAAAATTGCGAGGAATCTGTGTCTGAATACCCGCAGGAACAAAAAAAGGACGGTGGAATTCGAGGATTACCAATACCTCGTCGCCCCGAAGTCCGCGGAACAATCCGAATTCCTGCAGTTGATCACCACAGCGCTGGATATGATACCCGACGATTATCGCGAAGTATTCATCCTGCGGGAGTATGAAGGGCTCAGTTACGCGGAAATAGCAGAGGTGGTGGATTCTTCCCTTTCAAATGTGAAGGTTCGCATTTTCAGGGCAAAGCAGAAAATCCGGGATATCCTGGCACCTTACATCCGCGAATTCAGTGAAGACAGTGAATAA